The Candidatus Aminicenantes bacterium genome segment ACTACCGGCTGATCCTGACCCTGTTCCATTTCTCGGAAATGAATTACGACGAAATCGGCCAGGCCCTGGCCATGCCGGCCGGAACGGTCAAGAGCCATCTTTTCCGCGCCCGGCAAAAATTGCGTGAACGGCTGATGCCGGCCGTCCGGGAGGAAGCATGACAAACGAACATCTGCGTGACGAACAGATCCAGGAAATCCTGGATCATATGGTATTGCAACCGGGTCAGATCCTTCCTCCACATTTACGCGCTTGCCCCTCCTGCCGCGAACGCTTCGCCCAGTATCGCCGGCTTTACGCCGGGCTGGCCGTTGATCCCGGCTTCGCCCTGCCGCCGGCATTCGCCGATTCAGTGCTGAAAAAATTCCCGTCTTCGCGGCCGGTTTTTTGGCAACGACCGGCCATGCGCATCTTCCTGGCCGCGAGCGCTTCAGCCCTCGTTTTAACCGGACTGGTCCTGTTCGTGCCCATGAAACCGCTGGCTGCTGCTACGGCGCGAATTTTCAATTCTTTTGCAGCGGCTTTTCGACCCCTGCCGGCTCAATTCCGGCAGCTGTTGGCCAGCTTGAACGCCGATGCCGGTTTGTTCATCCTGGGCGGGCTTGGCCTGCTCGGCGCCGCCGTTTTCGATCACATCCTGCAACAGCGAGTCTTGCGCCGCAGCCGCTGAAAAGGCATTCCCAGACTAAAACGAGATGCCCACGAAAGCGAAGGTCTTGAACAGGTGATAGCGGGCGACGGGGTCGGAATTAAATTCGTGGTTGCTGAAGGGCATGAAGAAATGAAGCCCCAGGTTGGCCGCCAGCAAGTTGAAATATTTTTTAAAATGCACCAGGCGCAGGCGGACGGTCGAGTACAACCCGTATTGGATATTCCGGAAGATGCTGGCATCGTCGACCTCGTCCGTGAGCTGGCCGCTGACATGGGTGTATTGCCGGCTTAAAAAGACGTTGAAGAAGGGGCCGGCCGAAAAATCGAGGCGCAGCTCGACGTCGAATTGGCGCAGGTTGATGGGCAGGGTGAGCACCTTGCCGTAGCCCATGCCGAGGGCGTTTTTCTTCATATTCCAGATGCCGTTCTCGATGTCGACGTTCTCGCCCTTGCTGATGTTGCCGAAAATGAAAAATTCCTGGCGGTTCGGCTCGAAAGAGGAGAGCATGATCAGCATGTCCCAAAAACTGGGCGCGGGCAACTTGTCGGCGATGTACTGACTGGTGAAGACCTTCAGATGCTCATGGGAATTGAACGAGACGTAGAAGCCCAGGTCGGCGAAGGCCGGCGCGGCAAGGATGATTCCCAAGATGAACAGGAGCATTTTTTTATTCATGGGTCCCCCCTTCCTCGTCGCCCGGCTTGACGCTCAGCTGGACCATGACCTTTTCCTTGGCCTGGACCAGCTCCTGCTTCAGGCCTTCGTTGGCCGCTTTTGCCTCCAGCAGGGCAACGGTCTTCTCTTCAGTGACTTTTTCGCGCTTGATCACTTTGGGCAGCTGCAGCAACGCCTTCAGGCTGAAGGCGATGCCGGCGATGTTGAACACCCGGTGCATGCCGTAGAGGGCCGACTTGGCATACAATGACGTTTCCGGGTTGGAGATGGTGGAAGAGACGAAGGTGGCATTGACTATAAAAAAACCGGCGCCGATCAGAAGATCCTTCAAAAATGACTTTTTGAACTCCTGTTTGTCAAAAACCGTGCGCTGGGAAAGGATCACGGTCTCGCTCCGGGCCTCGGGCTGAAATTCCCGTCCCTTGATCTTCAGTTCGGCCGTGAGCGGGTCAAAGGCCGTGTTTTCCGGGGCCTGATAGCCCATTTCGATGGCAAAGTACTTTTCCATCTCCTTTTCCGGGGCGCCAACCAGCGTCAGCAACAGCCGGAAATCGTGACGGGCCGTCCTGAAAAAATCACCGGCGACCGGGAAGGCCACGACCCGGGGTTCCTCGCCCAGGACTCCCTGAGCCAGCACATCGCCATTGGCGGCGAACAATTGAAATTGGCAGGGGACGGACAGCTGCAGCCGCAGCTTCAACTCGCTGGGCGGACTGAAATAGGCGATCGCGGCCGACGCGGGCGCCATGGCCAGTTCCCGGATCACCGGAAAATCCCTTTGCCATGACGCCTTGAACTGCAGGATTTTCTGCCTGGTCGCAACGGCGATAAAGCCGATTTTGACGTCAGCCGCCTTGAATTGCTCGAGGTACTTTTTCATCCACGACAACTCGGCTGGCGGGTTATTGAGCCTGGACTGGCAGTAGCCAATCAGCAGGCAGACCACCGCTTTATCGTCAGCGGCCAGGTCGGGGAAAACCTTCTGCAGCGATTCGACCAGCTGCGGGTAGTTTTTCTCCACCGCGATCCGGGCGGCGGTTTCTTTTTTCCAATCAACGGCCCGCAATGAAAAGATCATCGCCAAGCCCAAAAAAATCACACTCTTTTTTCTCACGCCCATCCCACCTCCATGCCCACACTGAAAATCATACTATAAACAAGATTAAAACAAAATTCGCCGCGGGTCCTGGTTGAAAAATTCCCCCAGCCTTCCGTACAGTTCGGGATGGGCGGCATACAGCCGGTTTGGCTGTTCAAAGAACATTTCGCAGGCCACGGCAAAAAACTCGGCTTCATTGACCGCGGCATAGGCCGGCAGGATCGATCCCTGCTCCAGGTGCTGGCGCCATTGCGCGGTCCAAAAGTCGGTCCAGGAGCCGCCGTGCGCATGCGGATAGCCGGTGAAGCTTTTCCTCCGCTCGCGGTCGAAAAAATGGGCCAGCTCATGGAGCAGGACATTGCGCCCGGCGGCATGATCGGCACCCCCTTGCTTCAAGCCCTCCTCGGTGATCAGCAGCGGTCCGCGCTCCGGCGCCTGCCCGGCGATGTTTCCCGTCCCGGGCCGGTAGTTACGGTCGAAGCTCGCCCCGGGATAGACCGTGACCCCGTCGGGGAGCGGCGGCTCCCATTCGGGCCGGCCATGCAGCATGGTCGCCACGCCGGCTGCGACCAGCAGCCGCGTCTGCCAGGGGAGCGGCGCGCCGTGGATGGCAACGACATTGTCTTCGCTTAAAAAGAGTGCGATGTCCCGGGCAAATTTCATCTTGCCTGCGTCGTCCAGGCCGCGGAAATAGGCGGAATAAGAGAGCAGGAATTCATGCCAGGAAGGCGGCAGCGGCCGCCGCCCCGCCCGCCGCCGCCGCAGCGGTCTCCGCAGTGCCAGCCACAGGTAAAGGGCCAGCAGCGGCGGCACGACGAACAGCGCGATCGCCTGGCCGGAAACGAAAAAAACCAGCAGCGCCAGCAACGGGATCAACAGCGCGTAGAAGCCGGCGAAAATGGCATCCGTCTTGTAGATGATCTGCATGGGTTAAGATCTGTGCAGCCGGCCACGGGCCAGCGAGAAAAAGACCCCGCTGACGCACAGGGCGGAAAAAATGGCAAAGCAAACCTTGACGCTCTTGATGAAGGGCGGATAGCTGTCCGGGGTGATTTTCGCCTTCCCGATCAGCAGGGAAAATACCAGGGTGGCGACGCCCATGCTCAGCATCCCGCCGACGATGCGCATGGTTCCCAGGGTCGACGCGGCCACGCCGTAGAATTTTTTCTCGACCGATCCCATGACGGCATGGGTATTGGGGGACGAGAAAAGGGCAAAGCCGAAGCCGACCAAAACCAGGGCGGAGACGATGAAGCTTAAGCCGCTTTCCCTGCCGATCCAGGCGAACACGAAAAGACCCGCGGCGCAGAACCCCATGCCCAGCGACGCCACAACCCGCGGTTCCATGCGGTCGGAAAGGCGACCCGCCACGGGGGAAAAGAGGGCCATCACCACCGGCTGGGCGATCAGGATCAGGCCGGCCGTGCGCGGGGTGAACCCCTTGATGTACTGCAGGTACAGGCTCATCAGGAAACTGATGGCGAAGGTGGCGCTGTAGTTGATCAGCGCCGCCAGGTTGGAAAAGGCGAAAACAATGTTGCCGCGCACCAGCCGGGCCTGAAAGATGGGGTGGGGATTGCGCACTTCCCAGCGCACGAACAGGGGCAGGGCCGCCACGGCGGCCAGGAGCATCGCCCCACCGCGCCAGCCCGGCAGCCAGGTGAAGCCGAGCATGAAGGCGGTCATCATCAGGATGTAAGCCAGGGAGCCTTTCCAGTCGAACGATTCACCGCGGCACTCGGCCCACTCCTGGGGCATCTTCAGCCAGAGGGCGGTCAGGACCACCAGCCCAAGCGGGAAGTTGATCAGGAACACCCAGCGCCAGCCCAGGTACTGGGTGAGCATGCCGCCGATGAAAGGGCCCAGGGACAGCCCGGAATAGGTCGCGGCCACGTTGATGCCCAGCACCCAGCCGCGTCGCTGCGGCGGAAAAACCGAGGTCAGGATGGCGACGCTGGTGCCGAAAACCATGGCGCTGCCCGTTCCCTGCAGCACCCGGGCGAGGAGAAAGAGGCGCGCGCCGGGGGCCAGGCCGGCCGCGAGCGAGGAGACGCCGAAGAGCAGCGTGCCGATGGTGAACACCCTCTTGCGGCCGTGAATGTCGGCCAGGCGTCCGAAAGGGAGGAGGAAGGCGGCGGCGGCCAGGAGATAGGCGCTGGCCACCCAGCCCAGCTGGACGGCGCTCATGGCGAAATCGCGCCCGATGGACGGCAGGGCGACGGCCACCGCCGAGGCCATCATCGGCGACAAGAACGAATCCAGGGTCGTCACCAGCAATGCCGTGCGCTGCAGCGATCTGTCTTCCATGTCGACTCCTCGTTCGATCTGCCCAGCCAGCAGAACATTTTCATTCAACAATTCAAGAATTTTAGCATATTTCAATGCGCATGCGACCTGATTTTATCAAATTGGAACAGGACTATAAGCAAGGTTTAGTTTTTTCGCTGTTACGTGCAAGCGCCGGTCCTTGGTCCAGAACAAATGAACGCTCAATTGCGCTGACGCCAGCAAATGGACATCGATCAAACCGAGGCCCTTGCCGCTGAGCGAGTTCTTTTCAACATAAAAAAGAATTTCATCGTCAGAGACTTTTTCCGCTTGCGGCAACGCTTGCAGCAAGGATAATATTTCTTTGCGGTTGCCGAGATTCCCGCAGGCGAGCTCGCCGATGACGAACGGATGGACCGAGACCAGTCCTTTGTTTAATAGATTAGCCAAAAGAGCATTGTCTTTCCGGAAATGATCCACCCAAACCGATGTGTCGACCAACACCATTAATTAACTTCCTGGCGGCGACGGGGGACCGAATGGAGTTTCTTTTCACTGCCGCCCAAACGGGCCAGGCGGCGGCTACTCTCCAGGGCGATCAATGCCTCAAGTCCCAATCGTACCAAAGAGGTTTTTTCCTTGATGCCGGTTAATTCCTTGGCCTTTCGTATTAATTTGTCATCCATATTCAACGTGGTGCGCATGCGCTCTCCTTTGTGCCTGTTTTATATGTATTAGTATGCATTAATTATATGTATTTGGCAATAACAAGGAAAAGCCAGGGCGCGGTTTGGAGGCTTTTCCGATCGAAGCGGAATTAGAAATCTTCAGAGGCAAGACCGAGTCCTTCCCACAGGAATGCAGAATCTAGGGCCGGTTCTCCCCGCAGCCGCGATTCCTCCTCCATGTGCTCGATACCTTTGAGGAGTTCCGCTACCCGTTTTTTCCCGGCGCTGGAACGTACGGCTTGGAGCGGCGTTTTGCCCTGGAGAGCCGGAATAGGTTTTTTCAGCCAGCCTTTGTAGTAAGCACGCTTGAACTCGAGCATTTTTTCCGGGGCAATGATCTCGGCCCCTGCCGGCATCTCGCCGACGGCAGCCGCCGGCGCTTCCGCGAGCATCTTCTCGATGGGCTTCCTGGTTTCCTCGATCAGCCGTAACTCAGCGCCGCCAGCCTGTTTCAAGATGGCTAAACCACGGTTGAAGCGCCGCAGCGAATTGGCCTCGAAGGCCAGATCGTTCCCGTCCCAAAAGAAGCTGCCGAGGATTTTCCGTCCACCGGCTTCGTCGCGTTCTGGGGAAAGCCAGATGATTTGATCGGGGCCGTTTTCCTCAGTGAGAATCTTTTTTTGCCCGAGCAGATTGAAATGTACGGCGGCACGATTATCGGTCCGGAACAGGGCCCGACAGAAAACGAGGCGATGGCCATCGCGGTTGCGCATTTCCGGCTTACGCGGGTGGAGCGCCAGTTCGAGCCACTCGCGGCAGATCAGGGGGGAAAAACCACAGCGGAAATCGTCCGGAGACGATCCTGTCTTTTTAGTCATGTTGCGAAATTCATTTATAATTTTTTCCAGGAACGGGCGCCGACCGGGTTCGAATGCGTACATAGCGGGCGAGAGACGCCAAACGCCATCCACGGACCAAAGCCGACAGACGATAAGTGCCCAGCGTTTCAACTGCCGGCTCGCCTTCATCTCTACAATCGGGAATTCGCTGCCGTCAGCCAGCCGCCGCAACACCACCCCGCGTCCAGGACAAACTTCGCGGATCTCGAACAGGTCCATCCTGGCCTGGGACATCATCGCGATAATATTCTTTTCGCGTCCGCTCAGGTCCAGTTTTTTACGCCGCAGGAATATATCCGTGACCGTTAACGCCATTTCGGGATCGACCATACAATCGAAGAGGAACCAGTCGAAGAAATCAAGCATGAGGGAATTTCCGACGCCGTCGGCGAGCATCTTCGGATCAGCAGGGCCCGGAGGCGCAAACAGCGCCATCGACTTTTCCATCTCCGCGTCATAGAACCGTCTCGCGAAAATCATTATTTTTTCAATCAGCCGGTCCTGGATCCTGGATTCTTCATTTACGGGAAACCCGTCTTCGGGAAAATCAAATATTTCCGTTGTTCTTTCCTTCATTTTTGTTTCTCTTTGGTCTTTACTGCCATTCCAAAACCTGAACGATCAAACGCCCCGAAAAAGGCCGGCGATGGGGAGAACCCGAATCCCATTCATTTCCAGGTACTCCGCTCCGAGATAAAACAGGAAACCCCTTGTCTTCTGCGGCGCGTGGTTGACGAACTCCCGCAAGTGACTGATATCCCTCTTGTCGACCGTTTCACTGGCCTTGATTTCGACGGCATGGATGATATTTCCGGCTTCGAAAATACAATCGATCTCCCGGCCCCCGGAATTCCGGTAATAATAGAGTTGTTCGGCTTTGATGTACCCCAGTTTGCGGCGCTTTTCCAGCTCGGCGATGACGAAATTTTCCACCTGCTGGCCCATGCTCACCTGCTGGTTCATGGCGGTGATGATCCCGGTATCGCTAAAATAGATTTTGGCCGCCTTGATGAAGCGCTTGGCCGGTCCGTACTGGTAGCCATACAACGGGAATGCGAGCTGCGCCTGGGTCAAGATGTTCAAGTATTTTTTAGCGCTGGGGTAGCTCAGGCCGGATTCCCGGGCAAAACTGGAGACTTCGACCAGAGAACCGAGCGAACGGACCAGGTGGTGGAATATGGCCAGCAAGCCGGCTCCATGTTCGATGTTGCCCAGTTGCAGCAGATCACGGATGAAATAGGTATTTTTATAGTTTTCGAGAAGTTCGAGTTTTTCTGCTTCACTTTCGCGGCAAAGTATTTCGGGAAATTGCCCGAATTTCATGGCCGAGGCGATTTTTCTGCGGGCCAACTGCAGCCGCGGCGTTTGCAGATGTTCGCTGAACAACGAGTGATCCACATCCCCCGCCTCCTCGCCCCAGCAGAGAGTGGGCAACGATTGAATGTGGATTCGCCCGGCCATGGAGTCGGCAGCCGAATCGAGAAGGCCCAGCGTGCTCGAACCGCTGAGCATGAACGTGGCTCCCTGGTTGTCGATGGCATACTTGACCGCCACGGTCAGGCGCGGACAACGCTGAACCTCATCGATGATGGCGTTTTTCCCCAGACTTTCTACGAACCCCTTCGGGTCTTTGTTGGCCCAAGTCAACAGGTCGTAATCGTCGAGCGTGGCATAATGGAAGTCGGGAAATCGGCTTTTCAACAGGGTGGTTTTTCCCGCCCGCCGCGGTCCGACCAGTAAAAGCGATTTTTTTGGGGATAATTCCAGCCATCTTTTAAACATACTTAAATTCTATCATGGATTTTTTTAATGTCAAGTTATAATATAGCATTTCCAAAAAGATTTTTGTTGAGGCAATGCGAATAATTGACAGTTTCGTTTCATCCGGTTAGAATCAAGGACAATTATGGAGCAAACCATGAAAATAAGACTATTTATAAGCGCTTGGATCCTCCTGCTGTTCATTACCACGGCCCGCCCGCTGACCGCCAGCAGCCGGCAGGATATCCGCGAGCTGGGCGACAAGCTGGCCCAACAGGCCGCCTACCTGTCCCAGAGCAGTTTCGAGCATTTCAAGGGTTGGAAAGGCGAAATATCCGATTCCGAGCAGGCCATTCTTTTCAAATCGGAGGCTTTCGCCGCCTCCTGCCGCCTGTTCCTCAGACTGAGCGAAGAAAACGAAGGGTTCTTCGGAAACGACAACCTGCGCACCAACCTGTTCAACGCCTTCACCTTCCTGGTCCGTTCATTCAGGGAATTGGAGAAGGATTTCCAATCATCCGCATTGAACGACTGCCGCGAAACCCTGAACGAGCTGGAGCGCGCCTTCAGCCGCTGGCCGGCCCAGGACAACCTGGCCTATTTGCATCAGAAATTCGTCCAGGCCCACGACCAGACCGTTTACCTGATCGAGCGCGTCGGCATCGGTGAATACGTGCGCCGGCCGATCGCCAGCCTGGAAAGCCTGTACCGCTTCAACTTCCTGCTGAACCGCTCCAAGGATCCCTGGAAATACCGGGTCGAGATCGAGCGCTCGACCTTGGAAAAAATGGCCGCTGGCGCGCCCATCGCCCTGACTTTCAACAACTGCCTGGTCATGGACATGAACGAGTATCCCAACCGGCCGGTTTTTCTGATCGAAAATGGAATAAAACGGCCCCTCTCTTCGCCGGCGGCATTGCCGCGTTTCGGCGGCTGGAAAGCGGTTTTTGAGGTTCCGGCCAGCGTGATCGAATCCTACCCTCTGGGCGAGCCGATCACCTGACAGCCCTACGATTTCGATTTCTTTCTGGAAAGGGCGATTTTGTCACGGAGCCTGACGCCCAACCCGTCGGTGGCCACGTAAAAAGCCGGCACCACGATCAGGCTCAGCACCGTCGACAAGGTCAGCCCGCCGATGATGGCGATGGCCATGGGCATGCGTATTTCCGAACCGGACCCGATGCCCAGCGCCGGCGGGATAGCCGCCATCAGAGTGGAAACCGCGGTCATCACGATCGGCCGCAGACGGATAGGGCCGGCCTTTTCCATGGCTTGGCGCGGATCGTTTCCCTGCCCGCGCAGCACGTTGGCGTAGTCGACCAGGATGATCGAATTTTTCTTGACGATGCCCATCAGCAGGAGCAAACCGATCATGCTGAAGATGTTCAGGCTCTGGTTGCCGACCCACAGGGCGAAGGCGGCGCCGGCGATCGACAGGGGCAGGATGGTGATCACCGTCACCGGGTGCAGGTAGGAGTTGAACTGGGAGGCCAGGATCATGTAGGCGATGAGGATGCCCAGGATCAGTGCGAAGAACAAGCTGCTGCTCGATTCGCGGAAGGCGACGCTGGCGCCGCCCAGCACGGCGCGGTAGCCGACCGGCAAATCCTTGCTCAGCTCTTCCACCGCCTTCAGCGCCTCGTCCTGCGCGTGCCCGGGGGCGACGTTGGCGAAGACGGTGATGGCCCGCTCGCGCTCGCGGCGGGTGATGGCCTGCAGGGCGGGCAGTTCGCGATACGTGACCAGCGCCGAAAGCGGCACCAGCTGCCCGGAGCGCGTGCGCACCCGCAGCTTGGCGATGTCCTCGGGTCGCGAGCGCTGAGCGGCCAGCAACTTGACGCGCACGTCGAGGCGCCGGCCACCGGTGCTGTACTTGCCGGCGCGGACGCCGCCGACCAGGGCGTTCAGGGTAGTCGCCACATCGTCGACCGACACGCCAACGTCGGAGATGCGGGCGCGGTCAGGCATGATGCGCAGTTCGGGCATGCCCAGCTGATAGTCGGTATCCAGGTCGACCACCACGCCGCTGGCCGCCAGCTTGGCCATCATCCCCTGGCTCAGGGAGATGAGCTTGTCCCAATCGGCGCCGCGCACCGAGAACTCCACCGGGAAGCCGCGCGTTGCCGTGAAGCCCGCCTGGGAAAGATCCTGAATGACGGCGCGCATGCCGGGGATGGCGTTCAACTCCTGGCGCAGCGCGGCGGAAAATTCCGCCTGCGAATGCTTGCGCTGCTTGGGAGGCACCAGGGTGACGAATATGTTGCCCTGGTTGACGCCACCGCTCCAGCCGCCGATCGAGCCGAACATGCGCGTGACCTCGGGTTTAGCGCCGATGATCGCCTCGGCTTTCTTGACCAGGTTGTCGGTCTCCTGCAGGCTGGAGCCGACCGCGGTTTGCATGCGCACGTTGACCAGGCTCTGGTCCTGGGAGGGGACGAACTCGCTGGGCAGGATCATGAAGACCCCCAGCGAGGCCAGGAAGAGGACCAGGGCGCCGATCAGGATTATCCCGGGCCGGCGCAGGCTCTTTTTCAGCAGCCGGGCGTAGAGCCCTTCCAACCAGCGGAAGCTCTTGTCCACGAGGAGCCCCACGCGGTTGCGGCTCTCGCGCGACGTCTGCAAAAATTGCGAGCAGCGGGCCGGCGCCAGGGTGACCGCCTCGACATAGGAGAGGAGGACGGCCAGGCACAGGGTAACGCCGAACTGCAGGAAGAAGCGGCCGATGACGCCGGAGACAAAGACCACCGGGATGAAGATGGCCACCACGGCCAGGGTGGCGGCCAGGGCGGCGAAGGCGATCTCATGGGTCCCCTCCAGGGCAGCTTGTACCAGTCCCTTGCCGCCTTCGGCGTGGCGGAAGATGTTCTCCATGACCATGATGGCGTCGTCGACGACGATGCCGACCGCCAGGGCCATGGCCAGCAGGGTGAAGGTATTAAAGGTAAAGCCCAGGAAGTAGATGATGGCCACGGTGCCCAGCAGCGACATGGGGATGGCCAGGATGACGTTGAGCGTCGAGGAAAAGGAACCGAGGAACATCCAGCAGACCAGGGCGGTGAGGATGACCGAGAGGATGAGCTCCATCTCGATCTCATTGACGGAGTCCTCGATGAACCTGGTGGAATCGAAATTGACGCCGACGATCATGCCGGCCGGGAGGTAGGGCTGAAATTCGTCCAGGGCCTTGCGCACCTGCTTGGCGACGGCGACGGCGTTGGCGCCGCGCTGTTTCTTGATGCTGATCCCCTGGGCCGGTGTACCGTTGACCCGCTGCAGTCGGCGCACGTCCTCGAAGCCGTCCTCGACCAGCGCCACGTCGCTGAGGTAGACCGGGCTGCCGTTGTTCTCGCGGATGACGATGTGCCGGAACGTTTCCAGGTCGATCGCTTCGCCCAGGACGCGGATATTGACTTCGCGCCCGGCGGTTTCCAGCCGTCCGGCCGGGACCTCGACATGCTCGCGCGTCAGCGCCGCCAGGACATCGTTGACCGTCACCTCGCGCTCGTCCATCCTGCTGGCGTCGAGCCAGATGCGGACGTTGCGTTCCAGGCCGCCGATCTGGATCTCGCCCACGCCGGGGATGGTCTGCAGTTTCTCCTTCAAACGGTAGCGCAGGTAGTCGCTCAGGACCCGCTGCGGGTAAGGCCCGGAAAGGGCGACCATCATGATCGGCTGGTCCTCGGGGTTGCTCTTGGAGATGATGGGCGGGTCGATGTCGCGCGGCAGGCGGCGCTGGGCCTGGGATACCTTGGTTTGCACGTCCTGCAGGGCCAGGTCGACGTTGCGCGACAGGTCCAGCTCCAGGGTAATGTTGGCGCTGCCCATGCGCGACGAGGAGGTGATGGTCTTGAGCCCCTCCACCTGGACCAGGGCCTCTTCGAGGATTTCCACCACGTCGTTTTCCATGACCTCGGGCGCGGCGCCCTCCCAGGTCACTGAAACCGAAATGTTCGGAAAATCGATATCGGGAAACTGGCTGATGCCGATCCGTGACCCGGCCACCAGGCCGAAGACGATGGTGGCGGCCATCAGCATCCAGGCCAAGACCGGTTTCTTGACGCAAACCTCGGTGATTTTCATGTCGGGTCTCCTTGACGGTGAGGCACGCTTATTTGGCAGGCTTGGCCTGGCTCTGGTCGGACCCGGCCTTTTTTTCTTCCACGCGCACGGGCACGCCGTCGCTCAGGGCCTCGGCGCCGCGGACCACCAGCATCTCCCCGCTCTGCAACCCGGAAAGGACCTCCACCTGACCGTCGGCGGTACGCATGCCCGGCGTCAATACGCGCTCAACGGCCAGGCCATTGACCACGACAAAGGCCAGGAAGCCCTTTTCGCTGGGCCGGATGGCCGCTTGCGGGATGACCGGCAGGGAACGGCTGTTGCCCACCGGTACCGTCACCTCGGCGAACGAGCCGGAACGGAGGACATCTTTCGCCTTGTCGATGACCTCGGAGGTCACGGCGACCATGCGCGTGCTCTCTTCGGTGGAAGCGGCGACATGGATGATCTTGGCAACGTATTGCCGGCTGTCATTGCGCACCTTGAACAGTGCCTTCATCCCCGGCTGCAGCCGCGCTGCATCCTGCTCGGTCGCCTGGAAGCGCAGCAGCAGGGGGTCACGGCGGACCAGGGTTGCCAGGACGGATCCGGGCTGGACATACTGCCCCGTCTGCACGGTGCGGGTCTGCACCAGGCCGGCCAGGGGCGCCCGCACATAGGCGTCGTGCAGGTTGAGCTTCGCCTGGTTGAGGGCGGCCTCGGTCTGGGCGACTTCGGCGGCGGCCACCAGCACCTTGGTGCGCCAGGCTTCGATCTCCTCGCCGGGAATGAGGCCGGGGTTCTTCGCATCCACCAGTTCCCGCCGCTTCAGGCCGGCCTCAGCGTCGCTTTTGGAGGCGGTGGCCTTGGCGAACGAGGCTTGCGCCGCCTCCACGGCCAGGCTGTACCGCTGAGGCTCTATTTCCACCAGAATCTGGCCGGAAGCGGTGCGATCGCCCTCGGTGAACAGCACGCGCTCGACCACGCCGGCCACCCGGGCGGTTATCTGGACTTTTTCAAAAGCCTCCACCGAACCCACGGCAGTGATGGAATAGACCACGGCGCGGTTCTGCACCTGCACCGTCTCCACCGGAAACTGTATGCCCGCACGCCCGGCGCCAGGGCCTTTTTTATCACCGGCCGCCTTGGCACTGCCTTTGCCGCAGCCCGCGGAAACCAGGACGATGGAAAGAACAGCCAGACACAATGCGCTCGCTTTTTTCATTTTCATATTTTAGGCTCCTTGCCAAACGGATCCAAACCCTGCGCGGCGCGCAGGTTCAGCAGCGCCAGGGCCAAACCGTTGCGCTGGCGGGCCACCTCCACTTCAGCTTCGAACTGGCTCACATTGGCGTCGGCCACCTGCAGGGCGTTGCTCAGGCCTTGGCGGTACAGTTCGGAGATCTCGGCGGCATTCTTGCGCGCCGCGTCCAAAGCGACCAGAGCCTTCTTCAACGAGGCCTGCTGGCTGGTCAGCTTGACCAGGCCGTCGCGCACCTCC includes the following:
- a CDS encoding efflux RND transporter periplasmic adaptor subunit; translated protein: MKKASALCLAVLSIVLVSAGCGKGSAKAAGDKKGPGAGRAGIQFPVETVQVQNRAVVYSITAVGSVEAFEKVQITARVAGVVERVLFTEGDRTASGQILVEIEPQRYSLAVEAAQASFAKATASKSDAEAGLKRRELVDAKNPGLIPGEEIEAWRTKVLVAAAEVAQTEAALNQAKLNLHDAYVRAPLAGLVQTRTVQTGQYVQPGSVLATLVRRDPLLLRFQATEQDAARLQPGMKALFKVRNDSRQYVAKIIHVAASTEESTRMVAVTSEVIDKAKDVLRSGSFAEVTVPVGNSRSLPVIPQAAIRPSEKGFLAFVVVNGLAVERVLTPGMRTADGQVEVLSGLQSGEMLVVRGAEALSDGVPVRVEEKKAGSDQSQAKPAK
- a CDS encoding TolC family protein; amino-acid sequence: RALTWHARAQHALVLQPSLKWLPSLSLSSQYRYTNEAGLTGKSTTWSAGLALNWSIFDGFLRFGEAKEYKALARLADLELQGASRRLALEVRDGLVKLTSQQASLKKALVALDAARKNAAEISELYRQGLSNALQVADANVSQFEAEVEVARQRNGLALALLNLRAAQGLDPFGKEPKI
- a CDS encoding efflux RND transporter permease subunit; the encoded protein is MKITEVCVKKPVLAWMLMAATIVFGLVAGSRIGISQFPDIDFPNISVSVTWEGAAPEVMENDVVEILEEALVQVEGLKTITSSSRMGSANITLELDLSRNVDLALQDVQTKVSQAQRRLPRDIDPPIISKSNPEDQPIMMVALSGPYPQRVLSDYLRYRLKEKLQTIPGVGEIQIGGLERNVRIWLDASRMDEREVTVNDVLAALTREHVEVPAGRLETAGREVNIRVLGEAIDLETFRHIVIRENNGSPVYLSDVALVEDGFEDVRRLQRVNGTPAQGISIKKQRGANAVAVAKQVRKALDEFQPYLPAGMIVGVNFDSTRFIEDSVNEIEMELILSVILTALVCWMFLGSFSSTLNVILAIPMSLLGTVAIIYFLGFTFNTFTLLAMALAVGIVVDDAIMVMENIFRHAEGGKGLVQAALEGTHEIAFAALAATLAVVAIFIPVVFVSGVIGRFFLQFGVTLCLAVLLSYVEAVTLAPARCSQFLQTSRESRNRVGLLVDKSFRWLEGLYARLLKKSLRRPGIILIGALVLFLASLGVFMILPSEFVPSQDQSLVNVRMQTAVGSSLQETDNLVKKAEAIIGAKPEVTRMFGSIGGWSGGVNQGNIFVTLVPPKQRKHSQAEFSAALRQELNAIPGMRAVIQDLSQAGFTATRGFPVEFSVRGADWDKLISLSQGMMAKLAASGVVVDLDTDYQLGMPELRIMPDRARISDVGVSVDDVATTLNALVGGVRAGKYSTGGRRLDVRVKLLAAQRSRPEDIAKLRVRTRSGQLVPLSALVTYRELPALQAITRRERERAITVFANVAPGHAQDEALKAVEELSKDLPVGYRAVLGGASVAFRESSSSLFFALILGILIAYMILASQFNSYLHPVTVITILPLSIAGAAFALWVGNQSLNIFSMIGLLLLMGIVKKNSIILVDYANVLRGQGNDPRQAMEKAGPIRLRPIVMTAVSTLMAAIPPALGIGSGSEIRMPMAIAIIGGLTLSTVLSLIVVPAFYVATDGLGVRLRDKIALSRKKSKS